The following nucleotide sequence is from Phycisphaera sp..
ATGCCGTACTCCTCCGGCCGGGCGCGATGCCCACGTTGGTGCCGATGTCCGTTTGAGTCCTAACGAGTCGCTCGAGTCCGAGTCTTCGATTCCGTCGCCCGGGGCCCTTACCCCAGGAAGTCGAGCAGTGATTGCTGGCGGCTCGTGGCCGTCACCTGGAGGGCCGCCTGGAGCTGGATCTGCAACTGGCTGAGCTCGACCGCCGCTTGCGCGAAGTCGGTATCTTGCAGTTCGCTCCGTGTGGCCTGATCCAGCAGCACGATGTCCTCCCGCAGTTCGTGGGCTTCCTGCACGCGTCGTGCATCGCCGCCCACGATGGCCCGCACTTGTGCGATCTCGCTCAGGCGGGCCTCAACAGCTTCCCCCGCAAAGCCGATGCCAGTTTCGTCGTCATTGAGCAGGGCCTGTCGCAGATCCAGCAGATCGCTGAAGATATTGCGCACCCGGACCTGGGCCACGTCCTCGCCAACGAGGGCGTCGGTGTCCGAGTCATAGACCACGTCATCCAGCCCAAGGTCGCGCAGCGCTGGGGAGCCATTGAGCTTTTCGACTTGCAATGGCCCGGCAGCGCCGCCGGCTTGCCTCAGGCTCAGCCCGCCCGGGCCGGTGGTGACCACGCCCGCCTCGAATTCGTCTGGCACGTTGATACCGGCGTCGGCGGCGGCCTGGTTGATCCGGGTTGAGATCGCGCCCATGGTGGTCAGGTCTTCGGGTCGCAGGTCGACATCGAACGCTTGGCCGTCGCCCAGGGTGACGCGGAAGTCGGTGTTGCGCTCGGGGTCGACCTCGCCGGTGACCGGGTCGGCCTGGTTGTCGATGATCCGCACGCCCCGCCCGTCATTCAGGCTTGCGGCCTCGGTTTCCGCGGCAAAACTGCGGATTCCCAGCCGCTGGGCGGTGTCGAAGTTGCCCGCTACTTCTTCCACGCTCAGCCCGTTGCCCACGGCCACGGCCAGGTCGCTCACCAGATCGATGGTGCCGTTCTCGGGGTCGAGCTCGACGCGCACGCCCAGGCTGGTGGCTTCGACGGCGGCGCGTACGTCCTGCAGGGTCTCGGCCTCGCTCAGGTCGACGAGCCGGGTCTGCCCGCCGTTGCGGATTCGGATGCTGCCCAGCGGCACGTCGTCCATGTCGGGGATGGGGCTGAGCCAGGTGAGCTTGGGGTTGAGGTCCGACCCGGTCCCGCTTGCCGCGGTAAACGCGCCGGTGTCCATGAGGCCCAGGTCGCTGGCGGTGGTGCCCCGGGCGACCTCGCCGAAGTTCAGGCCCGGCACGGCCCCGTCCTGGTCAGCGGCCAGCAGGTCGATGCGCAAAGCCCGCGCCTCGAAGCGCACGCCCTGCGGGCCCAGCAGTTCCCGCCCGGTGCGATCCTCGACGCGGCGGATGCCCGCCTCGATGGCATCGGCGATGTCGCCGGCCACGTCGGCCCCGCTTAGGTCGACACGCTCGGTCTCTCCACCGACGAGGATCTCGATCTCGCCCAGCTCGATGCCCAGGCCCCGCGCCCCGCGCAGGTCTTCGATGGGCGTGTCTGCTTCCACCGGCGGGCGGATCTCGGTGAACCCGCGCACGCGGGCCGAGGTGCCGCCCAGCGGGCTGCCCGGGCCCAGCGTCAGCGGCACGTCCACGCCCGGGCCCAGGTCGATCTTGAGCCCGTCGCCCGAGGCGCTGAACTGGTATCCGCCCAGCACCGCGGTGACGGGCTGGTTGCCGGGGTGATCGCCGCCGAACATGTGGCCCACGTTGCTCTTGCGGTTGGCCGTCGCGAAGACCTTGTCGATCAGGCTCTCGACCGTGATGGCCGCACCCGCCCGATCCTCGGCGTTGAACGTGCTGTTGATGTACTCCAGCGCGATGCTCTTGGCCTCGAGGCCGGCGTTCTGGGCGTCGTCGAGGGCGCCGTCGAGCATGTCCAGCGCGGTGCCGGCGGTGTCGAAGTTGCGCAGCCACTGGCTCGAGCGGTCGAGCGACTGGTTGATGGTCGAGATGGCGGCGGCCTTCGCGGGGTCGTCGCTCACGCGGTTGATGTCCCGGCCGGTGGCCAGGCGTTGCTGCACGCCGAACAGGTCGACGTTGCCGCGGTTGATGCGGTTGAGCTGGACCTGCGCCATGAACAGGGTTGGCGCTCTGGAGAGCCCGACTGGGATGCCGCTCATGGCCTGGTTCCTTCCATCCGCGAGGGGTGCATTAGAAGATGCTCAGCAGTTCTTGTTGCAACTGGTCGACCACCGAGATGAAGCGGGCCGCGCCCTGGTAGGCCTGCTGGTAGGTGACCAGGTTGATGGCTTCCTCATCGAGGCTCACGCCGCTGACCGAAGCCCGCTGGGCCTCGATCGACTCGCGCACGACCGCCGCCGCCTGGGCGCTGGTGAGGGCTGCGTCGGTCTGGGCGCCCACGTCTCCGGCCACGGTGGCCCAGAAGCCGTTAAGCCCCACGCCGCCGAGCGCTTCGAAGCCCTTGTCCTGCAGCTTGGCCATGTTCAGGGCCGCCGCGTTCTCGCGGAACTCGCCGTCGGCCCCGATACGACCGACCTGGAGCCGGCTGGGCTCGTCGGCGATGTCATGGCGCACGGCGATGTCGTCGGCGCTGGTGCCCGCGAAGAACGCGTTCATGCCGATGGCACCGAGCAGCCCGCTGCTGTCCTCGCTGAAGGAGAACCGGGCGCCGTTCTCGCCGCGAACGCGCAAGCGGCCGTCGGCGGTGAAGTCGGCCCGCACGCCCTCGACATCATCAAGAGCTTGGCGGATGGCTTCGAGGGAAGTATCGTCGACCGTCGTCGCCGCACTATCGGCACCCAGCCCGTCGAGGTCGACCTCGATGCGGGTCGCCTCGCTCGTGCCGCTCACAGGGTTGCGGATGTGAACCAGGAACGAGCCGTTGCGTATGTCGAACGGCAGGTCGGCCGTGCTGGGGTTGGTGGGCCCGTTGATGGGGAGCAGCCGATCCTCGGTGGGCATGCGGAGCTGGCTTGTGGCCTCGCGCAAGCCGTCCGGGCCGGTGGCGGTCGCATGGATCTGGTTGGTCTGGAAGATCAGCTCGGCGGCCAGCTTGTCGAGCTGCTCGATGGTCTCGCCCACCGCGCTGTCGCGGGCCTTGAGCAAGGCCCCGACCTGGCCCGAGCGAACCGGAAGGACCGATCCGTCGGCCTTCGAACGCAGCGTCACCTCGGTCACGCCGTCCACCGCGTCGCGACGGAGCTCGATGCCCCGGCTCTGGCCGGCCAGGACCATGGGCGTGCTGCCGACGTACACGTCAACCGCGCCCGAGGAGCGCTCGACGGTATCGACATCGATGAGCGCCGCGAGTTCGTCCAGCACACGGTCGCGCTGGTCTTGCAGGGTTGCCGTATCGCCGCCGCCCACCTTCGCTCGGGCCACGTCCTTGTTGATATCGGCAACCTGGGTTAGCAGGTCGTCCACTCGGGGGATGAGCGTGTCGAGCAGGCCGTCGGTCTGGGCCTTCTGATCGACCAAATCGCTACGGAGCCGCTTGATGTTGCTCACCAGCGTCTCGGCCTGCTGCACGACCACGCCGTCGGAGGCCACCAGCGTCGAGCGGTCGGACCAAGCCCCGAAGAACTCGGTGAGTTGCGTGGTCAGCCCGGTCTCGCTGAGCTCGCCGATGGCGGCCTCGAGCGCACCGAGCGATTGCACCGCCTGGGTGGTCTCGCTCTCGCGGGCGATCTGGCCGCGCAGGCGGGCCAGCACCGCCTCGTCGATCACTCGGCTGAGCGATTGCGGCCCGACGCCGTTACCCGCCTGGAAGCGCTGGAATGGGTCGGCCGACTCGAGCGGCGTGAGCAGCAGCGAGCGCCGGGCGTAGCCGGGCGTGGCCATGTTGGCCATGTTATTGCCGGTTACCTGCACGCCGAGCTGGCTGGCGTTCAGGGCGCTCTGTCCGATGCGCAGCGCGCTGGTTAGGCCCATGGCGTTCTCCCCGGGTTGGTTGCGAACTCAGGAGACACAGTCGACCCCCCGCGGCGTCTGCCCGCCGGCGAGCGCCCCACTGGCAGCGTACACGCCCGCCTGGTTCATATGGGCGAGCACCTGGCGTGCCAATCCGTCGAGGTGGGCCATCACGCCCGTGGCCGCGGCGTGGACCACGCGTTGTTCCTTCTGGCAACCCAGGATCGCTTGCTTTGCCCGGCCGGCCGCTTCGCCGAGGGCTTGCCCGACAGCGCGGTCGTGCGTGCCCACGGCCCGAACCAGGTCCGCGATGCTTGTGCCCTCGGGCAGCGCGAGCGCCCGGCACAGGTGCTGGGTCTCCCGCCGGCGGTCTTCTTCCGCGGTCGCAAGCTGCCGCCCGATCTCACGCTGCCGGGCGACGATGGCGCCAACGTCCGGGGAGCGCATCTTCGAGATGGCTCCGCGCTGCTCGGCGGCCAGTGTCCCCAGCACCTCGTTGATGCGTGCGATGGTGTCGATGGCCACGATCAGCCGGCCGGTTGCTTCGATGACCATGTTCATGCGACCACCCCCTCGGCAAGCTGCGCGCTGCGTTGGGACAGATCGGCCTCCAGCCGATCGACGAGCCCGAAGTTCGATGCCCGCACGATCTGCCGGCTCATGACCTGGTCCATGATCTCGCCGAACTGCTTCTCGGCCGGCCCCGGTGCGAAGGGCGGGGCGGCGTTGTTGCCCTCACGCAGTTCCGCGAGCAGGGGTTCAACGAATGCCATGGCAACGAAGTCTTCGGCCGCGCGTCGGGCCGAGCCCTGGGCGCTGGCTGGCGTGTCGTCGCGTGCGATGACGGCTGAGAAGTCCCGCTGGCGGTCGTATACGGCGGTGGCGGTGGTGGGGGGGTGAACGTTCATGCTCAGGGCACCTCGATGAAGTCGGCGTGCAGGGCACCCATCTCGTGCATCATGGCGAGCAGGTCGATCTGCTCGCGGACGGGCACGTCGAGTGTCCGCAATGCGGCCAGCAGGTCGGTCAGCTTGGCCATCTCGTTCTGGCTGGCGGTCGAGGCCACCTCGGCCCAGCGTTCCTGCGTGGTGATGGGCGTCTGCGGTGTAGCAATGAGCGGGGGTTGGGTCACCGTGAATTGCAGCGCTTCGTGCGTCACGCCCACCGGGCTGATGTCCACGTCGGCGGTGGCCACGATGGCACCGGTCTCCCGGTTCACGATGACCCGCGCGGGAAGATTCAAGAGGTCGGGGTCGCGCACCCGCCGGTCCATGACGAACTTCACGAACTCGGTGAGGAACGGCTGGTCGGCTTCGGGCACGCTCACCCGGACGATGCGATCATCGAGGGCCCGCGCGACCGGCGGCAGCCCCGGCTCGTCGGAGTTGTAGTATGCCTCGTTGAGGGTCGATGCGACGAGTGATGTTGCCGCGTGCCCGGCGTACTGCGTCTTGACCTTCAGGTCGAACACGTTGCCGACCTCGTGGGTGATGATGTCCTTGATGAGCGTGAGCCCCTTGCGGATCGTGCCGCGCCGCGGCGTCACCGGATCCTGCACGACGACCGAGCCGGACGCGAAGGCGATCACGGGGTCGCCCGGCAGGTGGCCGCGGACGGGCGAGACGAAGAGCTCGCCGCCCACCAGGCTTTCCGCCCCGTTGGCCGCGGTGATCGTGACGTTGAACTGGTCGCCCTCTCGGCCGCCCGTGCTGGGGATCTCGGCGCTGATCCAAACCAACGCCGTGCCGCGCGATTCGGCGAGCTGGGTGGGATCATTCACGGGAACACCCTGGCTGCGCATGGCGGCCATGAGCGGCTCGGCGGTGGCGCTGTTTTCGAGCGGATCGCCCGTGCCCGAGAGGCCGGTCACTAGCCCGACGCCTAAGAGCTGGGCGGGCGTCGTGTTGGCGAAGTCGACCAGCTCTCTGATCTGCAATTCTGCGCGGCGGGGCAGCACCTGCACGCCCGGCAGGCCCACGTCCTGCCCGACCGTGGTCGCGGCGAGCAGGAGCAGGGTCGTGATCATCAAGAGCATCTGGCGCATATCAACTCGCTTTCGTTCCGGCATCGAGACTCAGAAGGGCAGGAGCCACTCGACGAATCGTGTGAGCGGCCCCTTGCTAGCGGCGTCGCGTACCTCACCCTCGTGCCGCACTTCCAGCCGCAGCTCGGCGAGCTGGTTGCTCTGGATGGTGTTCTGCTCGGTGACGTCCTCGCTCCGGCAGTTACCACTCAGGATGAACGTCTTGGTTTCCTCGTCGCCGGCAGTGAAGCGCCGGGCCTCGAGCACGAGCACGCCGTTGGGTTTTACGTCGATCACGGTGGCCGAGAGGCGATCGGTGATGCGGTCGGTGCGTTCGTACTCGCCCTCACCCTCGAACTCACGCTGTGCCGCATAGCGGAGCAATTCCAGGTCGCTCACGCTGCTGTTTTCCAGCCGCAGGTTGAGCAGCTCCTCGACGCTTAGCGTGGCTCCGATCGACGCGGTAGCGTCGGTTTCCTTCGAGGTCTCCAGCGTCTGCTCGCTGGTCTGGCTCGACGATTCGTTCACGATGATCATGATGATGTCGTGGCGCTCATACTCCCTGGGTTCGGGTGGCCTCACGGCAAAGAGCGACACCGCGTACAAAGGCTCGGCCGGATCGGCGGCGGTGGTGGGGGCCGGGTTCGGTTGACGCGAGAGCTGGGCGCTCGCGGAAGCGGCGGCCACCGCGATCAACGGAATCGTCAGCAGGATCTTCATCGGCTGGGGTCCTTCACGATGGCGACGGCCAATCCGGAGTGCTCCACCCGTGCCTGGAAGGGCACGCGGTCGCGACGGGTGGGGGCGATCATCTCGAAGGCGATGACTTCACCGGGCCGCCCATCGGTCTTGGCGCGGGCGAGGAGTGTTGTCGTGATGCTGCCCACGATCATCCGTACCTGGACCCGTTCGCCACGCTTGATGGCCACGCTCGTGTTGACGTCGTTGGCCTTGACCACCGCGCCGGCCTTCAGATCCGTCGCCGCCTCGCGGCCGATGAGGGTGACCACGCCGGCGGGCGTATCGGTCGCGTCGGTCCATTGCCGCTCGATCCGCACGTCGCCATCGGTCAGGATGCGACGCTTGCGGACATCGTGGGTGAGCACGGCTACGTCGCGGCGGATGCGGACCTCGGCCTTGGCCTCGCCCTCGGCGACCACGTTCGCGTCGGCATCATACAGCGTGATCCGCAGCGCCATGCGGTTTGAGCGCCCAGCGTCGTCGATGTGTGGGAGCAGTCGAGCCGTGGTGTGGTCCAGCAGGCCCGGTGTCGCCGATACCCAGCGGACCTCGACGTCTCGCATGGGCGCCTTGAACGCCCGGGCGATCCACTGCTCGGCGAGTTGACGTACGGTGCCGGGAGTGGCGGGGCGGTCGATGGCTGGCTGATCGGGCGACTTCTGGGCGGCCTCTGGGTCGTGCGTGACCATGCGAACGTAGCACGGGCCGCCGCGGAGTTGCAGGGCCCCCCAGAGCGGCTCGGCCGATTCGAGGTCGACGCGCACACCCTGCGCGTCGATCTTGCGCCACCCGCCGGGGCCGGCGTTCAGCGCGGTCGTGTCGATGGTCGTCTCGGCCAGGCGATTCGCCTCGGGGCCGATCAGGTCGGCGATGTCCCCAAGCGTCACGGTCTGGCCGGTCTCGATGAGCACGGTGGACCG
It contains:
- the flgK gene encoding flagellar hook-associated protein FlgK yields the protein MGLTSALRIGQSALNASQLGVQVTGNNMANMATPGYARRSLLLTPLESADPFQRFQAGNGVGPQSLSRVIDEAVLARLRGQIARESETTQAVQSLGALEAAIGELSETGLTTQLTEFFGAWSDRSTLVASDGVVVQQAETLVSNIKRLRSDLVDQKAQTDGLLDTLIPRVDDLLTQVADINKDVARAKVGGGDTATLQDQRDRVLDELAALIDVDTVERSSGAVDVYVGSTPMVLAGQSRGIELRRDAVDGVTEVTLRSKADGSVLPVRSGQVGALLKARDSAVGETIEQLDKLAAELIFQTNQIHATATGPDGLREATSQLRMPTEDRLLPINGPTNPSTADLPFDIRNGSFLVHIRNPVSGTSEATRIEVDLDGLGADSAATTVDDTSLEAIRQALDDVEGVRADFTADGRLRVRGENGARFSFSEDSSGLLGAIGMNAFFAGTSADDIAVRHDIADEPSRLQVGRIGADGEFRENAAALNMAKLQDKGFEALGGVGLNGFWATVAGDVGAQTDAALTSAQAAAVVRESIEAQRASVSGVSLDEEAINLVTYQQAYQGAARFISVVDQLQQELLSIF
- a CDS encoding flagellar basal body P-ring protein FlgI, producing the protein MRQMLLMITTLLLLAATTVGQDVGLPGVQVLPRRAELQIRELVDFANTTPAQLLGVGLVTGLSGTGDPLENSATAEPLMAAMRSQGVPVNDPTQLAESRGTALVWISAEIPSTGGREGDQFNVTITAANGAESLVGGELFVSPVRGHLPGDPVIAFASGSVVVQDPVTPRRGTIRKGLTLIKDIITHEVGNVFDLKVKTQYAGHAATSLVASTLNEAYYNSDEPGLPPVARALDDRIVRVSVPEADQPFLTEFVKFVMDRRVRDPDLLNLPARVIVNRETGAIVATADVDISPVGVTHEALQFTVTQPPLIATPQTPITTQERWAEVASTASQNEMAKLTDLLAALRTLDVPVREQIDLLAMMHEMGALHADFIEVP
- a CDS encoding flagellar basal body L-ring protein FlgH; protein product: MKILLTIPLIAVAAASASAQLSRQPNPAPTTAADPAEPLYAVSLFAVRPPEPREYERHDIIMIIVNESSSQTSEQTLETSKETDATASIGATLSVEELLNLRLENSSVSDLELLRYAAQREFEGEGEYERTDRITDRLSATVIDVKPNGVLVLEARRFTAGDEETKTFILSGNCRSEDVTEQNTIQSNQLAELRLEVRHEGEVRDAASKGPLTRFVEWLLPF
- a CDS encoding flagella basal body P-ring formation protein FlgA; translated protein: MRTLFAILIGLLTTSAVAGGGSSTITLRSTVLIETGQTVTLGDIADLIGPEANRLAETTIDTTALNAGPGGWRKIDAQGVRVDLESAEPLWGALQLRGGPCYVRMVTHDPEAAQKSPDQPAIDRPATPGTVRQLAEQWIARAFKAPMRDVEVRWVSATPGLLDHTTARLLPHIDDAGRSNRMALRITLYDADANVVAEGEAKAEVRIRRDVAVLTHDVRKRRILTDGDVRIERQWTDATDTPAGVVTLIGREAATDLKAGAVVKANDVNTSVAIKRGERVQVRMIVGSITTTLLARAKTDGRPGEVIAFEMIAPTRRDRVPFQARVEHSGLAVAIVKDPSR